A portion of the Enterobacter sp. SA187 genome contains these proteins:
- the pbpC gene encoding peptidoglycan glycosyltransferase PbpC (penicillin-binding protein 1C) has protein sequence MSPHNVKQHRLLRSRWLWLPGALLIVLAMVWLADRIWPLPLTEVHPARVVVSEDGTPLWRFADADGIWRYPVTIEEVSPRYLQALIQYEDRWFWQHPGVNPLSVLRAAWQDLSSGRVVSGGSTLTMQVARLLDPHSRTFAGKARQLWRALQLEWHLSKRDILTLYLNRAPFGGTLQGVGAASWAYLGKPPSQLSYAEAALLAVLPQAPSRLRPDRWPERAQAARDKVLARMASQGVWSAQQVRESREEPVWLSPRQMPQLAPLFARLVAGKTRSDKIVTTLNAGLQRQLEDLALNVKTRLPQRSSLAMIVVDHTDMKVRGWVGSVDINDDSRFSHVDMVTAVRSPGSVLKPFIYGLAIDDGLIHPASLLQDVPRLSGDYRPGNFDSGFHGPVSMSEALVRSLNLPAVQVLEAYGPKRFAGRLRNAGLPLILPAGAEPNLSLILGGAGARLADITAAYSAFARQGKAGALRLLPSDPLAERPLLSPGSAWIIRRILASQAQPLPDNALSPVVPLAWKTGTSYGYRDAWAIGINARYVIGIWVGRPDGTPVAGQFGFASAVPLLNQVHNLLQAQSVSGNAHQPVDPRPASVTRGVICWPGGQSLPQGDSNCRRRLATWLLDGSEPPTLLLPDQESVNGIRFPIWLNKAGERVAADCPDATQKTLIVWPRPLEAWLPAGERRAARLPPASAQCPPPAQNAAAPLLLTGVREGALIRRLPGEAQVSLPLYAPGGEGRRWWFINGEALNESSARLTLQLTKAGSYQIVVMDLSGQMTAVSFELR, from the coding sequence TTGTCACCCCATAACGTGAAGCAACATCGTTTATTGCGCTCCCGCTGGCTTTGGCTGCCGGGAGCGCTGTTGATCGTGCTGGCGATGGTCTGGCTCGCAGATCGGATCTGGCCGCTGCCCCTTACCGAGGTGCACCCGGCGCGCGTGGTGGTCAGCGAAGACGGCACGCCGCTGTGGCGTTTCGCCGATGCTGACGGTATATGGCGCTATCCGGTCACTATCGAAGAGGTATCGCCGCGTTATTTACAGGCGCTGATCCAGTATGAAGATCGCTGGTTCTGGCAGCATCCCGGCGTTAACCCGCTGTCGGTTCTCCGCGCGGCCTGGCAGGATCTGAGCTCGGGGCGGGTGGTGTCCGGCGGCAGTACGCTGACCATGCAGGTGGCGCGTCTGCTCGATCCCCACTCCCGTACCTTCGCCGGTAAAGCGCGGCAGCTGTGGCGCGCACTGCAACTGGAGTGGCATCTGTCCAAGCGCGATATTCTTACGCTCTATCTCAATCGCGCCCCCTTCGGCGGCACCTTACAGGGCGTGGGGGCTGCAAGCTGGGCTTATCTGGGTAAACCCCCGTCACAGCTGAGCTATGCGGAAGCCGCGCTGCTCGCAGTACTGCCACAGGCGCCGAGCCGTCTGCGTCCCGACCGCTGGCCGGAGCGCGCCCAGGCGGCGCGGGATAAGGTGCTGGCAAGAATGGCATCGCAGGGCGTGTGGTCGGCGCAACAGGTGCGGGAGTCGCGGGAAGAACCGGTGTGGCTATCACCCCGACAGATGCCGCAGCTCGCCCCGCTGTTCGCCCGTCTCGTCGCCGGAAAAACCCGTAGCGACAAGATTGTCACCACCCTGAACGCCGGGCTGCAACGCCAGCTGGAAGATCTGGCGCTGAACGTAAAAACCCGTCTGCCGCAGCGTAGTTCGCTGGCGATGATCGTCGTCGATCACACTGATATGAAAGTGCGCGGCTGGGTGGGATCGGTGGACATCAACGACGACAGCCGTTTCAGCCACGTGGATATGGTGACCGCCGTGCGATCGCCTGGCTCGGTGCTGAAACCCTTTATCTATGGTCTGGCGATAGACGACGGGCTGATCCATCCGGCCTCCCTGTTACAGGACGTTCCGCGTCTCTCCGGCGACTATCGCCCCGGCAACTTTGACAGCGGTTTTCACGGCCCGGTCAGTATGAGCGAAGCGCTGGTCAGATCGCTGAATCTGCCCGCTGTGCAGGTGCTGGAAGCCTACGGGCCAAAGCGTTTCGCCGGGCGTCTGCGTAACGCGGGATTACCGCTGATTTTACCGGCGGGAGCGGAGCCTAATTTATCGCTGATCCTCGGCGGGGCAGGGGCGCGCCTGGCGGACATTACCGCCGCCTACAGCGCTTTTGCCCGTCAGGGGAAAGCGGGCGCGCTGCGTCTACTGCCGTCCGATCCTCTGGCCGAACGTCCGCTACTCTCCCCGGGTTCGGCCTGGATCATCCGCCGCATTCTGGCTTCACAGGCGCAGCCGCTGCCGGACAACGCCCTGTCGCCGGTGGTGCCGCTGGCCTGGAAAACCGGTACCAGCTACGGCTACCGGGATGCCTGGGCGATTGGCATTAACGCCCGCTATGTGATCGGCATCTGGGTCGGCAGGCCGGACGGTACGCCGGTCGCCGGACAGTTCGGTTTCGCCAGCGCCGTGCCGCTGCTTAACCAGGTACATAATCTGTTGCAGGCGCAGTCGGTGAGCGGCAACGCGCATCAGCCTGTCGATCCGCGTCCGGCATCGGTGACGCGCGGCGTGATTTGCTGGCCGGGGGGACAGAGTTTGCCGCAGGGCGACAGCAACTGCCGTCGTCGCCTCGCCACCTGGCTGCTCGACGGCAGCGAACCGCCGACGCTGCTGTTACCGGATCAGGAAAGCGTTAACGGCATTCGTTTCCCCATCTGGCTGAATAAGGCGGGCGAGCGGGTGGCGGCGGACTGCCCGGACGCCACGCAAAAGACGCTCATCGTCTGGCCGCGGCCGCTTGAAGCCTGGCTGCCGGCGGGGGAGCGTCGTGCCGCCAGATTGCCGCCCGCTTCGGCGCAATGCCCGCCGCCTGCGCAGAATGCCGCCGCGCCCTTGCTGTTGACCGGCGTACGGGAAGGGGCGTTGATTCGCCGTCTGCCCGGCGAGGCGCAGGTTTCGCTGCCGCTGTATGCCCCCGGCGGAGAAGGACGCCGCTGGTGGTTTATCAATGGCGAAGCGTTAAATGAGTCGTCCGCAAGATTAACCCTGCAACTGACGAAGGCGGGCAGCTACCAGATTGTGGTTATGGATTTATCAGGGCAAATGACGGCAGTAAGCTTCGAATTGCGCTAA